In the Candidatus Limnocylindrales bacterium genome, one interval contains:
- a CDS encoding GFA family protein, protein MPQGSCLCGDVAYRINGPLAEAHHCHCGFCRKEHGTPYATYAMAQAADLEWLRGKDKLLRYESSPGFHRCFCGRCGSTMPGDEFQGLVFIPLGNIDGDPGVVPSSHIFAGSKAPWWNINDGLLQYDAFPDGVDAPVHPARVPVDAPGRPRGSCLCGRVAFVINGEPVRAANCYCGRCRKARSAGHASNMFVRLGDLRFTRGQGELRQYKVPDARYFAQVFCGHCGSAMPRSDEGRDLAVIPLGSMDDDPPMLPQMHIFVSDKAAWIGIFDELPQFAEGPPA, encoded by the coding sequence ATGCCCCAAGGAAGCTGCCTTTGCGGCGACGTCGCCTATCGCATCAACGGGCCACTGGCCGAAGCCCATCACTGCCACTGCGGCTTCTGCCGTAAGGAACATGGAACGCCGTATGCGACGTACGCAATGGCGCAGGCCGCCGATCTCGAGTGGCTGCGGGGGAAGGACAAACTCTTGCGCTACGAGTCGTCGCCCGGCTTTCATCGCTGCTTCTGCGGACGCTGTGGATCAACGATGCCGGGAGATGAATTCCAGGGCCTCGTGTTCATTCCACTCGGAAATATCGATGGCGACCCCGGTGTTGTTCCGTCATCGCACATCTTCGCCGGGTCCAAGGCGCCCTGGTGGAACATCAACGACGGCCTGTTGCAGTACGATGCGTTTCCCGACGGCGTCGATGCGCCGGTTCATCCCGCAAGAGTGCCCGTCGATGCGCCGGGCCGTCCGCGCGGGAGCTGCCTGTGCGGCCGGGTCGCGTTCGTGATCAACGGCGAACCGGTGCGCGCCGCCAACTGTTACTGCGGCCGCTGCCGGAAGGCGCGCTCGGCAGGCCACGCGAGCAACATGTTCGTGCGCCTCGGCGATCTTCGATTCACACGGGGGCAAGGGGAGCTGCGGCAATACAAGGTTCCCGACGCCAGATACTTCGCGCAGGTGTTCTGCGGACACTGCGGATCGGCGATGCCGCGCAGCGACGAGGGCCGCGATCTCGCGGTCATTCCGCTCGGGAGCATGGATGACGATCCGCCGATGCTTCCGCAGATGCACATCTTTGTGAGCGACAAGGCTGCGTGGATCGGCATCTTCGATGAGCTGCCGCAGTTTGCCGAGGGGCCTCCTGCCTGA
- a CDS encoding sigma-70 family RNA polymerase sigma factor, with product MPEPSAIEGAFRSSERRLWQLCYRMTGVAADADELVQDAFVRALEAPAPLAGADLERWLVRVATNLSLDRLRRRKRRRYVGPWLPSPIETPEPDAEHADTRDAAERYEQAEEVSFAFLIALEALSPRARAVLLLADVLDYPATEIAAILETSEGNVRVLHHRARRVLDEHHADPFPSADALGRQRDALGRFVFCMMQQDADGLAALLADDVRSLTDGGGRYTALREPLIGRERVVRFHLETARRRAPISTSELRFVNGALALVVETRPLRPQMAPRLVLRCEVDASGRISELHTVLAPAKLTAMRFRQSGAGDAVAD from the coding sequence GTGCCCGAACCGTCCGCCATCGAAGGCGCCTTCCGTTCGAGCGAGCGCAGGCTCTGGCAGCTCTGCTACCGGATGACCGGCGTAGCGGCCGACGCCGACGAGCTCGTGCAGGATGCGTTCGTGCGCGCGCTCGAAGCCCCGGCCCCGCTCGCCGGAGCCGATCTCGAGCGCTGGCTGGTGCGCGTCGCGACCAATCTCAGCCTGGACCGGCTGCGGCGCCGCAAGAGGCGCCGCTACGTCGGTCCATGGCTGCCGTCGCCGATAGAAACTCCCGAGCCAGACGCCGAGCACGCGGACACACGCGATGCGGCCGAACGATACGAGCAGGCCGAAGAGGTTTCGTTCGCGTTTCTGATCGCTCTCGAAGCGCTCAGTCCCAGGGCGCGCGCCGTGCTGCTGCTCGCCGACGTACTCGACTATCCGGCGACCGAAATTGCCGCCATCCTCGAGACCAGCGAAGGCAACGTGCGCGTGCTTCATCATCGAGCGCGCCGCGTGCTCGACGAGCACCACGCCGACCCGTTTCCTTCCGCGGACGCCCTCGGCCGCCAGCGCGACGCGCTCGGCAGGTTCGTCTTCTGCATGATGCAGCAGGACGCCGACGGACTTGCTGCGCTGCTCGCCGACGACGTTCGCTCGCTGACCGATGGAGGCGGGCGCTATACCGCGCTCCGCGAACCACTGATCGGTCGCGAGCGCGTCGTGCGCTTCCATCTCGAGACCGCGCGGCGTCGCGCACCGATTTCGACCAGCGAGCTCCGCTTCGTCAACGGTGCGCTCGCGCTCGTGGTCGAGACGAGACCGCTACGCCCGCAGATGGCTCCGCGCCTGGTGCTGCGCTGCGAGGTCGACGCGAGCGGCCGCATCTCGGAGCTGCACACGGTTCTGGCGCCGGCGAAACTGACTGCGATGCGGTTTCGCCAGTCGGGTGCTGGGGATGCCGTCGCCGACTGA
- a CDS encoding sterol desaturase family protein produces MTNSAFIVVLLGILTAAELAIPLAMAPNHGARRRRANLGMTVVTLVFNWGLISAAASSAASPQNTGLLSASGLPLAAQTVLGIVVLDFAYGYLAHRLMHASPFLWKFHRVHHADAFVDVTTTYRTHPVEGLWRYAFLLVPIRLLGIPAAAIVVYRALSVANAALEHANIRVRPAADMWISRLWVTPNMHKVHHSRIQAETDSNYGNILSIHDRLLGTFTPTDRAFGLAYGLDDAEDAANASATQLLAMPFSAGPASQASAA; encoded by the coding sequence GTGACCAATTCTGCTTTCATCGTCGTCCTGCTCGGCATTCTGACGGCCGCAGAGCTCGCGATTCCACTGGCGATGGCGCCGAACCACGGAGCAAGGCGCCGACGCGCCAACCTCGGAATGACAGTGGTAACGCTCGTCTTTAATTGGGGTCTGATCTCCGCCGCAGCCTCGAGCGCCGCCAGTCCGCAGAATACCGGCCTGCTGTCCGCTTCCGGACTTCCGCTCGCAGCGCAAACTGTCCTCGGCATCGTCGTGCTCGATTTCGCGTACGGCTATCTCGCGCACCGGCTGATGCATGCATCGCCGTTCCTGTGGAAATTTCATCGCGTCCATCACGCCGATGCGTTCGTGGATGTGACCACGACATACCGCACGCACCCGGTCGAAGGCCTCTGGCGTTACGCGTTCCTGCTGGTGCCGATCCGCCTGCTCGGAATCCCGGCGGCTGCGATCGTGGTCTACCGCGCGCTGTCGGTCGCCAACGCGGCGCTGGAGCATGCGAACATCCGCGTGCGCCCGGCCGCCGACATGTGGATCTCGCGCCTGTGGGTCACTCCGAACATGCACAAGGTGCATCACTCGCGCATCCAGGCGGAGACCGACTCCAACTACGGCAACATTCTTTCGATCCACGATCGCCTGCTCGGCACGTTCACGCCGACCGATCGCGCGTTCGGCCTCGCGTACGGCCTGGACGATGCCGAAGACGCGGCGAATGCGTCGGCGACGCAGCTGCTCGCGATGCCGTTCAGCGCCGGCCCGGCTTCGCAGGCGTCCGCGGCCTGA
- a CDS encoding adenylate/guanylate cyclase domain-containing protein, whose amino-acid sequence MGTRTSDISSAVGNLLLGKLELAGSEVPPLASVTGDHARRFWQALGLPSVPPSEKVYTRRDVEALRFTASLINGEPSGGVGPDREMLLQMTRATGQALSRVAHMHVLSISDEIAAITRDAALSNNEAADRIAALAEALVRGYEPFLGYIWRRHLFASISQIVAGASGQMGRAESTTVGFADLVGYTAITLKLSDHEIVDIVDRFEKIAYQEIPERGGRVIKTLGDEVMFSNSNPHAAAATALALAAACSADPVLPDVRVGLAAGPMLAWEGDFYGPTVNLASRLGGIATPGTVIVSDDFADKLADDEAFTLIEIRGVKLKGIGKTKPWVLRPRTPAKPGRR is encoded by the coding sequence GTGGGCACGCGCACATCGGACATCTCGAGCGCGGTCGGCAACCTGCTGCTCGGAAAGCTCGAGCTTGCCGGCAGCGAGGTTCCGCCGCTCGCCAGCGTGACCGGCGATCATGCGCGCCGATTCTGGCAGGCGCTCGGGCTTCCATCGGTGCCGCCGTCGGAGAAGGTCTACACGCGGCGCGACGTCGAAGCGCTTCGCTTCACGGCCAGCCTCATCAATGGAGAGCCGTCGGGCGGCGTCGGTCCGGATCGCGAGATGCTGCTGCAGATGACGCGCGCCACCGGCCAGGCGCTGTCGCGTGTCGCGCACATGCACGTGCTGTCGATTTCCGACGAGATCGCCGCGATCACGCGCGATGCGGCGCTCTCGAACAACGAGGCGGCCGACCGGATCGCTGCGCTCGCCGAAGCTCTCGTGCGCGGATACGAGCCGTTTCTCGGCTACATCTGGCGCCGGCATCTGTTCGCGTCGATCTCGCAGATCGTGGCGGGCGCTTCCGGCCAGATGGGCCGGGCAGAATCGACGACCGTCGGTTTCGCGGATCTCGTCGGTTACACGGCGATCACGCTCAAGCTTTCCGATCACGAGATCGTCGACATCGTCGACCGCTTCGAGAAGATCGCGTACCAGGAAATTCCCGAGCGTGGCGGGCGCGTGATCAAGACGCTCGGCGACGAAGTCATGTTCAGCAACTCGAATCCGCATGCTGCCGCCGCGACGGCGCTCGCGCTTGCTGCCGCGTGCAGCGCCGACCCGGTGCTGCCCGATGTGCGCGTCGGCCTCGCGGCTGGTCCAATGCTGGCATGGGAAGGCGACTTCTACGGACCCACCGTCAACCTTGCGAGTCGTCTCGGCGGCATCGCGACGCCGGGTACCGTGATCGTCTCGGATGATTTCGCGGACAAGCTCGCCGATGACGAGGCATTCACGCTGATCGAGATCCGCGGCGTCAAGCTCAAGGGCATCGGCAAGACCAAGCCGTGGGTACTCAGGCCGCGGACGCCTGCGAAGCCGGGCCGGCGCTGA
- a CDS encoding acyl-CoA dehydrogenase family protein has product MIQWSEQHQMMRDAIRRFIEAEIVPHIEEFEHGDTPPYDVLRKMFRSFGIDQVARERFRSQILREKRVANGELPAVAAEPKEPQTGAEAADRVAMQIIPTMELCRYCPGMVTAMGVSVGLTSAAIMSKGTIAQKERWALDLLTLDKIGSWAITEPGSGSDAFGGMKSTARRDGDGYILNGSKTFITNGPYADTIVFICRLDEGNPPAERKVLTFVLERGTPGLDQSKPVRKMGMHSSPTGDLFLSDVRVGRDQLLGETENVTSRAGAKDTFSTERTGVAAMALGMVEECLRLSIEYARTRVAFGRPIGEFQLIQLKLAKMEVARMNIQNMVFRQIELAAAGVRPTFAEASAMKLYSAQSAMEVCLEAVQLHGGNGYMSEYRVEQLCRDAKVLQIYAGTDEIQVSQIARSLLAV; this is encoded by the coding sequence GTGATCCAGTGGAGTGAGCAGCATCAGATGATGCGCGATGCGATCCGTCGCTTCATCGAGGCCGAGATCGTCCCGCACATCGAGGAGTTCGAGCACGGCGACACGCCTCCGTACGACGTGCTGCGCAAGATGTTCCGCTCGTTCGGCATCGACCAGGTGGCGCGCGAACGCTTCCGCAGCCAGATCCTGCGCGAAAAGCGCGTGGCGAACGGCGAGCTTCCGGCAGTAGCCGCCGAGCCGAAAGAACCTCAAACCGGCGCCGAAGCGGCCGATCGCGTGGCGATGCAGATCATCCCGACGATGGAGCTGTGCCGTTACTGCCCGGGAATGGTCACGGCGATGGGAGTGAGCGTAGGTCTCACTTCGGCGGCGATCATGTCGAAGGGCACCATCGCGCAGAAGGAACGCTGGGCGCTCGACCTGCTGACGCTCGACAAGATCGGCTCGTGGGCAATCACCGAGCCCGGCTCCGGCTCGGACGCATTCGGCGGAATGAAGTCGACGGCCCGGCGCGACGGCGACGGATACATCCTCAACGGCAGCAAGACGTTCATCACCAACGGACCTTACGCGGATACGATCGTGTTCATCTGCCGTCTCGACGAAGGCAATCCGCCGGCCGAACGCAAGGTACTGACGTTCGTGCTCGAACGCGGCACGCCCGGCCTCGACCAGTCGAAACCGGTCCGGAAGATGGGCATGCATTCGTCACCGACCGGAGACCTTTTCCTGTCGGACGTTCGCGTCGGGCGTGACCAGCTTCTCGGCGAGACCGAAAACGTCACGTCGCGAGCCGGCGCGAAGGATACGTTTTCGACCGAGCGTACGGGCGTCGCCGCGATGGCGCTGGGAATGGTCGAGGAGTGCCTGCGGCTGTCGATCGAATACGCACGCACGCGCGTCGCATTCGGCCGCCCGATCGGAGAGTTCCAGCTCATTCAGCTCAAGCTCGCCAAAATGGAAGTCGCGCGCATGAACATCCAGAACATGGTGTTCCGGCAGATCGAGCTTGCCGCCGCGGGCGTCCGCCCGACTTTCGCCGAAGCGTCCGCGATGAAGCTCTATTCGGCACAGTCGGCGATGGAGGTCTGTCTGGAAGCCGTGCAGCTTCACGGCGGCAACGGGTACATGTCGGAGTATCGCGTGGAGCAGCTCTGCCGCGACGCGAAGGTGCTCCAGATCTACGCGGGCACCGACGAGATCCAGGTCTCGCAGATCGCGCGCAGCCTGCTCGCCGTATAG